GCGTCCGGACGACGTAATCCTTGTCGCCGACGCTCGTCCCGCCGGTCGTGACGACGACGTCGTACTCGCGGGCGAGTTCGTCGATTCGGGACTCGACCCGATCGTTCGCGTCGGGGACCGAGCCCTCGTACGTCGCGTCGTGTCCCCATTCTCGGACGAGCCCCGCGAGCATCGGCGAGTCGAGGTCGCGGTGGCGTCCCTCGTGAATCTCGGTTCCGGTCGCCACCAGTCCGACGGACGCCCGCTCGCGAACGACGACGTCGTCGATGCCGAGGTCGCCGAGCAACAGCGCGTCCTTCGCCCCGAGTCGATCGCCCGCGTCGAACAGTTCCTCTCCCTCACTGACGTTGCTGCCCCGCTGGTAGACGTAGGTCCCCGGTTCGAGCTCCGTCCCGGTGAGCCGACCGTCCTCGACGGTCGCTTCTTCGCGCTTGAGAACCGCGTTCGCCGACTCCGGCACCGGCGCACCGGTCGCGATCCGAACCGCCGTCCCGGCCTCGAGCGTCGGCGGCTCGTCTTCCGGGTACACCGGTTCGTCGACCACCGCGAGCGGATACTCGTCGGTCGCGTCGAACGCGAAGCCGTCCATCGTCGCGTGGCTGTGTGCGGGGACGTCGACCGGCGCACGGATCGGCTCCGCGAGCGTCCGACCGGCCAGTCCGTCGAGCGAGACGCGCTCCGTTCCGAGCGACGAGAGCCACTCCGCTCGAAGCGCACGAACGCGCTCGACGGCCGCATCCAGTTCGATCAGATCGTCGCCGTCGTGTGATTTCTCGTCGGTCATCGGTGTGAACTACCGCCGGAACGTGGTTTTCGATTAACACTAATGTTTATTTGTGTGGTACGGGATAACATATGATGTGGTAAATAGTATGCACATAGTGCAGGGTTATAAAAGATGACGGCGGCCGACACACGACCCTCGCGGATCGAGACCGGGTGGTCGTAATGGAGTTCGACGGGGAGTTCGAACTCGAGGAGGTACCGCCGGAGAAGGCGTGGATCGTCCTCTCGGACCCGATCGCGGTCCGAAATTCGCTGAAGGGCTGTCGGTACATTACCCCGATGGACGACGACTTCAGTTTCGACGAATACGAACCCGACGAGGACCTGGAGACGCTACCCGAGGCCGATCCGGAGACCGTCGCCGCACGCGCGTTCGAAGAAGGCCGGGAGTACGCCGCGCTGATGCAGGTCGGAGTCGGGAGCGTCAAACCCCGGTTCGAGACGTCGGTGACGATCCAGGAGCGCGACACGGAGTCGTTCGTCATGGTCGCGACCGGAAGCGGGACCGCGAGCGGGAGCAGCTTCAGCATGGACTCGGGGATGCAGATTCACCCGCTCGAGGACGGCGACGGCTCGCGGATCGAGTGGTGGACCGAAGCCGACATCTCGGGACGCATCGCCCAGCTCGGTTCGCGGGTCATCGACCCCGTCGCGAACAAGATCGTGGGCAACTTCTTCGGAGATATCGAACAGCAAATGACCGACGTCGACGAGGAGACGGATTCGGGCATCACGGACCGGATCCGCGGAATGTTATGAAACCAGCACAGTTCGAGCAACACGAGCCCGAGACCGTCGAGGAAGCCGTGAGCCTGCTCGAGAGTCTCGACGATCGGGCGATTCTGGCCGGCGGACAGAGCATGGTTCCGATGCTCCGGTTCCGACTCGCGGTTCCGGAGACCGTCATCGACATCAACCGAATCGAGAGCCTCGATTACCTCGAAGAGGACGACGAGTGGCTCAGAATCGGCGCGCTCGCACGCCACGCGGACGTCGAGGAGTCCGAGCTGATCGCCGAGAAGTACGGCAGCTTCGCCGACACGGCACCGCTCGTCGCGGACCCGCAGATCCGCAATCGCGGCACGGTCGCCGGCGCGATCGCGCAGGCGGACCCGAAAGGCGACTGGGGGAGCGTCCTGCTCGCACACGAAGGCGAGGTCGTCGCGCAGGGCCCCGACGGCGAGCGGGTCATCCCCGCGGACGACTTCTTCCTGTTGCCCTACGATACGACCCTCGACGAGAACGAACTGCTCACCGAACTTCGCGTCCCGGTGCCGGCCGATCGTGAGGGAAGCGCCTACCACAAGCTGAAACGGAAGGTCGGCGACTACGCGATGGCCGGCTCGGCCGCACGGCTCGTCCTCGACGAGGACGGACGCATCGAGCGCGCCGGCATCGGACTCACTGCCGTCGACATCACGAACGTCCGGGCGACCGACGCCGAGGCGCACCTCGAGGGTGAACGGCCTGGGAGCGAACTGTTCAAGCGCGCGGGCGAGCTGGCGGCCGAGCAGTCCAACCCCGAGTCCGACGAACACGGCGATGCGGACTACAAAGAACGCATGGTGAACGTCCTCACCCAGCGCGCGCTCGCCGACGCCGCCGAGCGTGCCGGACTGGTCAAACGGAGGGTATCACAGTGACAAACGCACGAGAGATCACGCTGACGGTCAACGGAACCGAACACACGATCGAGGTCGAACCGCGGCAACTGCTCGTCCACGCCATCCGGGAGGAACTGGACCTGACCGGGACGCACATCGGGTGTGACACCGGGAACTGCGGCGCGTGTACCGTCATCAAAGACGGGGAGCCGATCAAGTCCTGTCTCATGTTCGCGACCCAGGCCGACGGGAGCGAGCTCATGACCGTCGAAGGCATGGAGGATCTCCCCGAAGCGCGCGGCGAATTGCATCCGTTGCAGGAAGGGTTCCGCGAGGAACACGGGCTCCAGTGTGGCTACTGTACGCCCGGGATGCTCATGTCCGGAAAGGCGTTACTCGACGAGAACCCGGATCCGAACGAGGACGAGATCCGCGAAGCGATCAGCGGCAACCTCTGTCGGTGTACCGGCTACCAGAACATCGTGCGATCGATCGAGTACGCCGCGGACGAACTCGAGTCGGTCGCGGCCGCGGACGGCGGTGAGCGACCCACGGATTCGCGATCCGCGTCGGAGACCCGATCCGACGGCGGCGTCGCCGTCGACGGCGAGTTCGACTGCGGCGTCGAGAACTGCTGTGGTGGGCCGACGACCGATCGCGAACGCGGAGGTGAGTCAGAATGAGCAGCGATTCCGAACAGTACGCGGAGGCGGAGGACGGCGGCCCCCAGCCCGAGAAGCACTGCGGTCACGGCCGTGGTGGGATGGGTGAAGAGGTCAAACGAAAGGAAGATCAGCGGTTCATCACCGGTCGCGGCAACTACGTCGACGACATCAAGAAACCGGAGATGCTCCACTGCGAACTCGTCCGCAGTCCGCACGCACACGCCCGCATCGAGGACATCGACAAATCTCGGGCGCTGAAGGTCGACGGAGTCGTCGCCGTCCTCACCGCGGAGGACTTGCTCGAGTACGACCTCGCGACGATGCCGACGCTGATGGACGACACGCAGGACGTGCTGGTCAACGACAAGGTCAAGTTCCAGTCCCAGGAGGTCGCGGCCGTCATCGCGGACGATCGGTACGCGGCGAAAGACGGGGCGGAGAAAGTCGTCGTCGACTACGACGTGCTCGAGCCGGTCGTCGACGCCGAGGAGGCCCTCGAGGACGACGCCCCGGTGATCAGAGACGACATCGAGGGCAAGGAGGACAATCACTGTCTCGACTGGGAGACCGGCGACGAGGAGGCCACCGCCGCGGCCTTCGAAGAGGCCGACGTCACCGTCGAGGAGGACATGCTCTACCAGCGACTGCACCCCGCCCCGATCGAGACCTGCGGTGCAGTCGGCGACTACGATCCCGGCAAGGACAAGCTGACGGTCCACATGACCTCGCAGGCGCCGCACATCCACCGGACGCTGTTCGCGCAGGTCTCGGGGATCCCCGAACACAAGATCCGGATCGTGAGCCCCGACGTCGGGGGCGGATTCGGGAACAAGGTGCCGATCTATCCCGGCTACGTCGTCGCCGCCGCGGCGTCGTACGTGCTCGAACGGCCGGTGAAGTGGATCGAAGAGCGATCGGAGAACATCCAGTCGACCGGGTTCGCACGCGACTACGACATGACGGGCGAACTCGCGGCGACCGACGACGGCGAGATCCTGGCGGTTCGAACCGACGTGCTGGCCGATCACGGCGCGTACAACGCCGTGGCCCAGCCGTCGAAGTTCCCCGCCGGGTTCTTCAACATCTTCACGGGGTCGTACGACGTCGAGACGGCCTACGGGTCGCTGACGGCGGCCTACACGAACAGCGCACCGGGCGGCGTGGCGTACCGGTGTTCGTTCCGCGTGACGGAGGCGGTCTACCTCATCGAGCGGATGGTGAAGGTCCTCGCGGACGAACTCGGGATGGATCCCGCCGACGTTCGGCGGAAGAACTTCATCCAGCCGGACCAGTTCCCCTACGAGAGTCCGACGGGGTGGAACTACGACTCGGGCGACTACGAGACGGCGCTCGACAAGGCCCTCGAGATGGCCGACTACGAGGCCTACCGCGAGGAACAGCAACGCCGGATCGAGGAGGACGCCGACAAACTGCTCGGGATCGGTATCTCCTCCTTTACCGAAGTCGTCGGGGCCGGCCCCGGGAAGTCCTGCGACATCGCCGGCGTCGAGATGTTCGACTCCGCCGAGATCCGGGTCCACCCGACCGGGAACGCGACGGTCCGGGTCGGCGTCCAGACGCAGGGCCAGGGCCACGAAACGACGTTCGCCCAGATCGTCGCCGAGGAACTCGGGATGGACGTCGACGACATCACCGTCGAACACGGCGACACCGACACCGATCCCTACGGCCTCGGCACGTACGGCTCCCGGAGTACGCCCGTCGCCGGCGCGGCGGCCGCCGTCGCCTCGCGCAAGGTTCGCGAGAAGGCGAAAGCGATCGCGGCGAACGAACTCGAGGCTGCCGAGGAGGACATCACGTGGGACCGCGAGAGCGGCGAGTTCCACGTCGCCGGCGCGCCGGATCGATCGATCTCGATCACCGAGATCGCCGCCGGGGCGTACATGAACCACCCCACGAGCGAAGAGCCGGGGCTCGAAGCGGTCAACTACTACGATCCGCCGGAGATGACGTATCCGTTCGGGTCCTACGTCGTGATCGTCGAAGTCGACCGCGAGACCGGCGAGGTCGACTTCGAGAAGTTCGTCGCCGTCGACGACTGCGGCAACCGGATCAATCCGATGATCATCGAGGGCCAGATCCACGGCGGCCTCGCCCAGGGGATCGGAACGGCGATGCTGGAACACGTCACCTTCGACGACAACGGCAACGTCACCGGTGGCGACTTCATGAACTATCTGCTGCCGACCGCGATGGAGATCCCCGAATTCGAGACGGGCCACACCGTCACGCCGTCACCCCACCACCCGATCGGCGCGAAAGGGGTCGGCGAGTCGCCGACGGTCGGTTCGCCGCCGGCGATCGTCAACGCGGTCGTCGACTCGATGGCCCACGGCGGCATCAGCCACGTCGAGATGCCGATGACCCCCGACGTCGTCTGGGAGAAACTCGACGAAGCGGGACTCGCGGCCGATCCCGCCGACAACATCGCGCTCGAGTTCGATGACCAGCGGAGCGACGAGGCGGCGGACGACTGAGCGGCGGTCGCC
The nucleotide sequence above comes from Halosolutus halophilus. Encoded proteins:
- a CDS encoding CoxG family protein encodes the protein MEFDGEFELEEVPPEKAWIVLSDPIAVRNSLKGCRYITPMDDDFSFDEYEPDEDLETLPEADPETVAARAFEEGREYAALMQVGVGSVKPRFETSVTIQERDTESFVMVATGSGTASGSSFSMDSGMQIHPLEDGDGSRIEWWTEADISGRIAQLGSRVIDPVANKIVGNFFGDIEQQMTDVDEETDSGITDRIRGML
- a CDS encoding FAD binding domain-containing protein, which produces MKPAQFEQHEPETVEEAVSLLESLDDRAILAGGQSMVPMLRFRLAVPETVIDINRIESLDYLEEDDEWLRIGALARHADVEESELIAEKYGSFADTAPLVADPQIRNRGTVAGAIAQADPKGDWGSVLLAHEGEVVAQGPDGERVIPADDFFLLPYDTTLDENELLTELRVPVPADREGSAYHKLKRKVGDYAMAGSAARLVLDEDGRIERAGIGLTAVDITNVRATDAEAHLEGERPGSELFKRAGELAAEQSNPESDEHGDADYKERMVNVLTQRALADAAERAGLVKRRVSQ
- a CDS encoding (2Fe-2S)-binding protein yields the protein MTNAREITLTVNGTEHTIEVEPRQLLVHAIREELDLTGTHIGCDTGNCGACTVIKDGEPIKSCLMFATQADGSELMTVEGMEDLPEARGELHPLQEGFREEHGLQCGYCTPGMLMSGKALLDENPDPNEDEIREAISGNLCRCTGYQNIVRSIEYAADELESVAAADGGERPTDSRSASETRSDGGVAVDGEFDCGVENCCGGPTTDRERGGESE
- a CDS encoding aerobic carbon-monoxide dehydrogenase large subunit — protein: MSSDSEQYAEAEDGGPQPEKHCGHGRGGMGEEVKRKEDQRFITGRGNYVDDIKKPEMLHCELVRSPHAHARIEDIDKSRALKVDGVVAVLTAEDLLEYDLATMPTLMDDTQDVLVNDKVKFQSQEVAAVIADDRYAAKDGAEKVVVDYDVLEPVVDAEEALEDDAPVIRDDIEGKEDNHCLDWETGDEEATAAAFEEADVTVEEDMLYQRLHPAPIETCGAVGDYDPGKDKLTVHMTSQAPHIHRTLFAQVSGIPEHKIRIVSPDVGGGFGNKVPIYPGYVVAAAASYVLERPVKWIEERSENIQSTGFARDYDMTGELAATDDGEILAVRTDVLADHGAYNAVAQPSKFPAGFFNIFTGSYDVETAYGSLTAAYTNSAPGGVAYRCSFRVTEAVYLIERMVKVLADELGMDPADVRRKNFIQPDQFPYESPTGWNYDSGDYETALDKALEMADYEAYREEQQRRIEEDADKLLGIGISSFTEVVGAGPGKSCDIAGVEMFDSAEIRVHPTGNATVRVGVQTQGQGHETTFAQIVAEELGMDVDDITVEHGDTDTDPYGLGTYGSRSTPVAGAAAAVASRKVREKAKAIAANELEAAEEDITWDRESGEFHVAGAPDRSISITEIAAGAYMNHPTSEEPGLEAVNYYDPPEMTYPFGSYVVIVEVDRETGEVDFEKFVAVDDCGNRINPMIIEGQIHGGLAQGIGTAMLEHVTFDDNGNVTGGDFMNYLLPTAMEIPEFETGHTVTPSPHHPIGAKGVGESPTVGSPPAIVNAVVDSMAHGGISHVEMPMTPDVVWEKLDEAGLAADPADNIALEFDDQRSDEAADD
- a CDS encoding molybdopterin molybdotransferase MoeA; translation: MTDEKSHDGDDLIELDAAVERVRALRAEWLSSLGTERVSLDGLAGRTLAEPIRAPVDVPAHSHATMDGFAFDATDEYPLAVVDEPVYPEDEPPTLEAGTAVRIATGAPVPESANAVLKREEATVEDGRLTGTELEPGTYVYQRGSNVSEGEELFDAGDRLGAKDALLLGDLGIDDVVVRERASVGLVATGTEIHEGRHRDLDSPMLAGLVREWGHDATYEGSVPDANDRVESRIDELAREYDVVVTTGGTSVGDKDYVVRTLDALGDVLFHRVRLRPGKPIAVARLPDHDAVAIAVPGKPVGAYLVTALVARPFFTGDASLPTVSAGMARDVGIATAGFTYAIPVALEDGTAMPLGHVDSPLSIYETTFDPSVLSSSTRASRADGFVLTTDAVAADEEVAVVPSTVLER